The Micromonospora sp. Llam0 genome includes a window with the following:
- a CDS encoding rhodanese-like domain-containing protein: protein MELISFRTPGLGDQSYLLVHEGKGVLVDPQRDIDRFLDAAAERDVDLRFVLETHLHNDYVSGGPQLARRTGAELVLPAGAAPTYRHTPAFHLEDIKADNLTLRPVHTPGHTPEHTSYLVLIDGEPVAVFSGGSLLVASAGRPDLLGPDRARTLARLQHGSLHRLAGLPRAVELYPTHGEGSFCTATGAGRFTSTIGDEVDTNPLLGIGDPETFADRLLAEPMPIPAFYQYMGPANIRGGEPMPAVEVPEITAADLPASDDTQLLDIRPRPVQAAGLLPGSVGIELTDDFGSWAGWLLPYGAPVVLIAGPDQDVTEAVVQLARIGLDTVQGVHRPTTTDQLGPGYELLDLDSFRRRLAQPDAQLLDVRMPSERAQVRWPGAVERFLADLVTDGIPAELDPQRPVLVACGSGRRAAIAASLLVRAGHRPAVLNGAGVADLATKS from the coding sequence GTGGAACTCATCTCATTCCGTACCCCCGGCCTCGGCGACCAGTCCTACCTGCTGGTCCACGAGGGCAAGGGGGTGCTCGTCGACCCGCAGCGCGACATCGACCGGTTTCTCGACGCCGCCGCCGAACGCGACGTCGACCTGCGGTTCGTCCTGGAGACCCACCTGCACAACGACTACGTCTCCGGCGGGCCGCAGCTCGCCCGGCGCACCGGCGCCGAACTGGTCCTGCCGGCTGGCGCGGCACCCACCTACCGGCACACCCCCGCCTTCCACCTCGAGGACATCAAGGCCGACAACCTCACCCTGCGCCCCGTGCACACCCCCGGCCACACCCCGGAACACACCAGCTACCTGGTGCTGATCGACGGCGAGCCGGTCGCCGTCTTCTCCGGCGGCAGCCTGCTCGTCGCCTCCGCCGGCCGACCCGACCTGCTCGGCCCCGACCGGGCCCGCACCCTGGCCCGGCTGCAGCACGGCTCGCTGCACCGCCTCGCCGGTCTGCCCCGGGCCGTCGAGCTCTACCCGACCCACGGCGAAGGCTCGTTCTGCACCGCCACCGGCGCCGGCCGGTTCACCTCGACCATCGGCGACGAGGTCGACACCAACCCGCTGCTCGGCATCGGCGACCCGGAGACGTTCGCCGACCGGCTGCTCGCCGAGCCGATGCCGATCCCGGCCTTCTACCAGTACATGGGCCCGGCCAACATCCGTGGCGGCGAGCCGATGCCGGCCGTCGAGGTCCCGGAGATCACCGCCGCCGACCTGCCGGCCAGCGACGACACCCAGCTGCTGGACATCCGACCCCGGCCGGTCCAGGCCGCCGGTCTGCTGCCCGGCTCCGTCGGCATCGAACTCACCGACGACTTCGGCAGCTGGGCCGGCTGGCTGCTGCCGTACGGCGCACCCGTCGTGCTGATCGCCGGCCCCGACCAGGACGTCACCGAGGCCGTCGTCCAGCTGGCCCGCATCGGCCTCGACACCGTCCAGGGCGTCCACCGGCCGACCACCACCGACCAGCTCGGCCCCGGCTACGAACTGCTCGACCTGGACAGCTTCCGGCGGCGGCTGGCCCAGCCCGACGCGCAACTGCTCGACGTTCGGATGCCGAGCGAGCGGGCACAGGTGCGCTGGCCGGGTGCGGTCGAACGCTTCCTCGCCGACCTGGTCACCGACGGCATCCCCGCCGAACTCGACCCGCAGCGACCGGTCCTGGTCGCCTGCGGCAGCGGTCGGCGGGCCGCCATCGCCGCCAGCCTGCTGGTCCGCGCCGGCCACCGGCCCGCCGTACTCAACGGTGCCGGCGTCGCCGACCTGGCCACCAAATCCTGA
- a CDS encoding metal-sensitive transcriptional regulator: MQVEENTTADVVKRLRRAEGQIRGIIAMLESGRDCAEVVTQLAAVSRALDRAGFKVIASGLEQCVSPDADVTERKANLEQMEKLFLSLA, encoded by the coding sequence ATGCAGGTCGAGGAGAACACCACGGCGGACGTGGTCAAGCGGCTACGCCGGGCCGAAGGGCAGATCCGCGGCATCATCGCGATGTTGGAGTCCGGCCGGGACTGCGCCGAGGTGGTCACCCAGCTCGCCGCCGTCTCCCGGGCGCTCGACCGGGCCGGCTTCAAGGTCATCGCCAGCGGGCTCGAACAGTGCGTGAGCCCCGACGCCGACGTCACCGAGCGCAAGGCCAACCTGGAGCAGATGGAGAAGCTGTTCCTCTCCCTGGCCTGA
- a CDS encoding peroxiredoxin, with the protein MSETATVAAPAAASAPAARLPLIGDRAPDFAAESTHGPVRLADYAGRWLVLFSHPADFTPVCTTEFVGFAELADEFAARDVALLGNSVDSVFSHLAWTRSIHDKLGVRIPFPIIADLDMAVSHAYGMLHPNTSGTAAVRAVFVIDAEQIVRAVLYYPMNAGRMIPEILRLVDALQTADRDGVSCPANWRPGDDVVLGAPRTEADLDARLADDTVKLTDWYLATRPDRS; encoded by the coding sequence ATGAGCGAGACTGCCACCGTAGCGGCACCGGCCGCAGCGTCGGCGCCGGCCGCGCGGCTGCCGCTGATCGGCGACCGGGCACCCGACTTCGCGGCGGAGAGCACCCACGGCCCGGTCCGGCTGGCCGACTACGCCGGCCGCTGGCTGGTGCTGTTCAGCCACCCGGCCGACTTCACCCCGGTCTGCACCACCGAGTTCGTCGGCTTCGCCGAACTGGCCGACGAGTTCGCCGCGCGCGACGTGGCGTTGCTGGGCAACTCGGTGGACTCGGTCTTCAGCCACCTGGCCTGGACCCGGTCGATCCACGACAAGCTCGGCGTGCGGATCCCGTTCCCGATCATCGCCGACCTGGACATGGCGGTGTCGCACGCGTACGGGATGCTGCACCCGAACACGTCCGGCACGGCGGCGGTACGGGCCGTGTTCGTCATCGATGCCGAGCAGATCGTCCGGGCGGTGCTGTACTACCCGATGAACGCCGGCCGGATGATCCCGGAGATCCTGCGGCTGGTCGACGCGCTGCAGACCGCGGACCGCGACGGGGTGTCCTGTCCGGCGAACTGGCGACCCGGTGACGACGTGGTGCTCGGTGCGCCGCGTACCGAGGCCGACCTGGACGCGCGGCTGGCCGACGACACGGTCAAGCTGACCGACTGGTACCTGGCCACCCGACCGGACCGGAGCTGA
- a CDS encoding rhodanese-like domain-containing protein produces the protein MFFAQYYLDCLSQASYLIADETTKRAVVVDPRRDVTEYLADAQAHGLTIEGVVNTHFHADFIAGHLELAARTGAWIGYGRRAEADYPIRKLADGDRISLGDVTLEIMETPGHTPESISILVYEHADDPVAYGVLTGDALFIGDVGRPDLLASLGVTADELGRMLYDSVQHKLMTLPDPVRVFPAHGAGSACGKNLSTERSSTIGEQRATNYACAPMDVDQFLAIVTAGQPAAPAYFGYDAVLNRRDHALFDVTAAPTPLSPAEFAARQAAGAVVVDARDPQEYAAGHLRGALNVPADGRFAETAGSVLAPGTQILVVAPQDREEEIVTRLARIGFDTVAGYLREPEQAFLHMIDQLTRASRLTVAQLAAALDGERPPVVLDVRNAGERAAGVIDGERESGVIAGALHIPLAELSRRIAEVPTDRPVVVHCAGGYRSSVAASLLRANGHPDVSDLLGGYQAWRALRQPVGTA, from the coding sequence ATGTTCTTCGCCCAGTACTACCTGGACTGCCTGTCCCAGGCGTCCTATCTGATCGCCGACGAGACCACGAAACGCGCCGTCGTGGTCGACCCGCGTCGCGACGTCACCGAGTACCTGGCCGACGCGCAGGCGCACGGCCTCACCATCGAAGGCGTCGTCAACACTCACTTCCACGCCGACTTCATCGCCGGCCACCTCGAACTGGCCGCGCGCACCGGCGCGTGGATCGGCTACGGCCGGCGGGCCGAGGCCGACTACCCGATCCGCAAGCTGGCCGACGGGGACCGGATCAGCCTCGGCGACGTGACCCTGGAGATCATGGAGACCCCCGGGCACACCCCGGAGTCGATCAGCATCCTGGTCTACGAACACGCCGACGACCCGGTCGCGTACGGCGTACTCACCGGCGACGCGCTGTTCATCGGCGACGTCGGCCGGCCCGATCTGCTCGCCTCGCTCGGCGTCACCGCCGACGAACTCGGCCGGATGCTCTACGACAGCGTGCAGCACAAGCTGATGACGCTGCCCGACCCGGTGCGGGTCTTCCCGGCCCACGGTGCCGGATCGGCCTGCGGCAAGAACCTGTCCACCGAGCGCTCGTCGACCATCGGCGAGCAGCGGGCCACCAACTACGCCTGCGCCCCGATGGACGTCGACCAGTTCCTGGCGATCGTCACCGCCGGCCAGCCGGCCGCCCCGGCGTACTTCGGCTACGACGCGGTGCTCAACCGCCGCGACCACGCCCTGTTCGACGTCACCGCCGCGCCCACGCCGCTGAGCCCGGCGGAGTTCGCCGCCCGGCAGGCCGCCGGCGCCGTCGTGGTCGACGCCCGCGACCCGCAGGAGTACGCCGCCGGCCACCTACGGGGCGCGCTGAACGTCCCCGCCGACGGCCGGTTCGCCGAGACCGCCGGCAGCGTGCTGGCCCCCGGTACGCAGATCCTGGTGGTCGCCCCGCAGGACCGCGAGGAGGAGATCGTCACCCGGCTGGCCCGGATCGGCTTCGACACCGTCGCCGGCTACCTGCGTGAGCCGGAGCAGGCGTTCCTGCACATGATCGACCAGTTGACCCGGGCCAGCCGGCTGACCGTGGCGCAGTTGGCCGCCGCGCTCGACGGCGAGCGGCCGCCGGTGGTGCTCGACGTGCGCAACGCCGGCGAGCGTGCCGCCGGGGTCATCGACGGCGAGCGCGAGTCCGGGGTCATCGCCGGTGCGCTGCACATCCCGCTGGCCGAACTGTCCCGGCGGATCGCCGAGGTGCCGACCGACCGGCCGGTGGTGGTGCACTGCGCCGGCGGTTACCGCTCGTCGGTCGCTGCCAGCCTGCTGCGAGCCAACGGCCACCCGGACGTCTCCGACCTGCTCGGCGGTTACCAGGCCTGGCGTGCCCTGCGGCAGCCGGTCGGCACCGCCTGA
- a CDS encoding PucR family transcriptional regulator, translating to MRVFPTVREVLALDPVRNGGPRVVAAEEGLDRPVRWVHVTEVPDIASLLRGGELVLTTGIGLPGDDAGVRAFIADLAEVGVAGLVVELGRRYHGGVPKAMAAAAHRHGLPLVELRRETPFVLVTEAVHALIVDAQLAELRATEEIHQRFTELSVEGAEATEVVRQAAELAGAPVVLENLSRRVLAYHTVGENPRLLLDGWEQHSRRIQPTGRTAYHADTGWLVTMVGARGQDWGRLLLRCPAAALSGSGGSGVSGGSSGSTGSGGPPLRWSILLERAASTLALGRLIRRDAEGLERQIHRTLLTALLDGSQPVDEVAMRARALGVGLDRRHLVGVAVRFRDVGSDTESGAAAGAAGAGSAVAVPAADSAEAVQGRLRDLAETVGLALREAGLTGLASPLDEYAVGVLLAVRDAAAADPALDGLLAALHRLRRSEPVPVVVAAGSGVDSVREARRTLVEARQVAEAGRRDRRADQVLRLPDVGLAGLLHLLREEPRLQVFVERELGALLAYEARHPRERMLATLRAYLEHGRNKSAAAAAVHLSRPAFYERLTRLGRILGVDLDSVQACLSLHVAVLALDEVRARPLA from the coding sequence CTGCGGGTGTTCCCGACCGTCCGTGAGGTGCTGGCGCTCGACCCGGTGCGGAACGGCGGACCCCGGGTGGTCGCCGCCGAGGAGGGCCTGGACCGGCCGGTCCGCTGGGTGCATGTCACCGAGGTGCCGGACATCGCCAGCTTGCTGCGCGGCGGTGAGCTGGTGCTGACCACCGGGATCGGGCTGCCCGGCGACGACGCCGGTGTGCGGGCCTTCATCGCCGACCTGGCCGAGGTGGGTGTCGCCGGTCTGGTGGTGGAGCTCGGCCGCCGCTACCACGGCGGGGTGCCGAAGGCGATGGCCGCGGCGGCGCACCGGCACGGCCTGCCGCTGGTGGAGTTGCGCCGGGAGACCCCGTTCGTGCTGGTCACCGAGGCAGTGCACGCCCTGATCGTGGACGCCCAGCTGGCCGAGCTGCGGGCCACCGAGGAGATCCACCAGCGGTTCACCGAGCTGTCCGTGGAGGGCGCGGAGGCCACCGAGGTGGTACGCCAGGCGGCCGAGCTGGCCGGTGCACCGGTGGTGCTGGAGAACCTGTCCCGTCGGGTGCTGGCCTACCACACCGTCGGAGAGAATCCCCGGCTGCTGCTGGACGGCTGGGAGCAGCATTCGCGCCGGATCCAGCCGACCGGGCGTACCGCGTACCACGCGGACACCGGTTGGCTGGTGACCATGGTCGGTGCCCGAGGCCAGGACTGGGGTCGGCTGCTGCTGCGCTGCCCGGCTGCCGCGCTCAGCGGCTCGGGCGGGTCGGGTGTCTCCGGTGGGTCCAGCGGGTCCACCGGGTCGGGTGGTCCGCCGCTGCGGTGGTCGATCCTGCTCGAACGGGCCGCGTCAACCCTGGCGTTGGGCCGGCTGATCCGCCGCGATGCCGAAGGGCTGGAGCGGCAGATCCACCGGACGCTGCTGACCGCGTTGCTGGACGGGTCGCAGCCGGTCGACGAGGTGGCGATGCGGGCCCGGGCGCTCGGTGTCGGTCTGGACCGTCGGCATCTGGTCGGCGTTGCGGTCCGGTTCCGGGACGTCGGTTCCGACACCGAGTCCGGTGCGGCCGCCGGGGCCGCCGGGGCCGGGTCGGCTGTCGCGGTGCCGGCGGCTGACAGTGCCGAGGCGGTCCAGGGTCGGCTGCGCGACCTTGCCGAGACGGTCGGCCTGGCGTTGCGGGAAGCCGGGTTGACCGGCCTGGCCAGCCCGTTGGACGAGTACGCGGTCGGCGTACTGCTGGCGGTCCGTGACGCCGCGGCGGCGGACCCGGCGCTGGACGGTCTGCTGGCCGCACTGCACCGGTTGCGCCGATCCGAGCCGGTGCCGGTGGTGGTCGCCGCCGGCAGCGGGGTGGACAGTGTCCGGGAGGCCCGGCGGACGCTGGTCGAGGCCCGCCAGGTGGCCGAGGCCGGCCGTCGGGATCGCCGCGCCGATCAGGTGCTGCGGCTGCCGGACGTCGGCCTGGCCGGACTGCTGCACCTGCTGCGGGAGGAGCCCCGGTTGCAGGTCTTCGTCGAGCGTGAGCTGGGTGCGCTGCTGGCGTACGAGGCGCGTCATCCCCGGGAGCGGATGCTGGCCACGCTGCGGGCGTACCTGGAGCACGGCCGCAACAAGTCGGCGGCGGCCGCAGCGGTGCACCTGTCCCGGCCGGCGTTCTACGAGCGGTTGACCCGGTTGGGGCGGATTCTCGGCGTCGACCTGGACTCGGTGCAGGCGTGCCTGTCGCTGCACGTCGCGGTGCTGGCGTTGGACGAGGTACGGGCCCGCCCGCTGGCCTGA
- a CDS encoding TrmH family RNA methyltransferase produces the protein MHPADRPVQALLGGDHPGSAVPHRVERQHLTDGREHPQNATPATGTMPGVPTTEIMDPDDERIADYRALTDVELRTRWEPPNGLFIAEGELVIGRALRAGYRLRSVLVDAKRVDQLADLPPDATVYAATPAVLESITGFHVHRGVLASFHRRALPTLDEVLDRARRLVVCEGINTHTNLGALFRSAAALGMDAVVLSPTCADPLYRRSVRVSMGEVFAVPYARAAAWPAALATIRTAGFRLLAMTPAPDAVPVQRLDATARARPALLLGAEGPGLSTAAVQAADVRVAVPMRRGVDSLNVATAAAVAFWELCRDDPA, from the coding sequence ATGCACCCAGCGGACCGGCCGGTCCAGGCCCTCCTCGGCGGCGACCACCCGGGGTCCGCCGTTCCGCACCGGGTCGAGCGCCAGCACCTCACGGACGGTCGGGAACACCCGCAGAACGCTACCCCGGCGACCGGCACAATGCCCGGTGTGCCAACAACGGAGATCATGGACCCGGACGACGAGCGGATCGCCGACTACCGGGCGCTGACCGACGTCGAGCTGCGGACCCGGTGGGAGCCGCCGAACGGTCTGTTCATCGCCGAGGGCGAGCTGGTCATCGGGCGGGCCCTGCGGGCCGGCTACCGGCTACGGTCGGTGCTGGTCGACGCCAAACGGGTCGACCAGCTCGCCGACCTGCCGCCGGACGCGACGGTCTACGCGGCGACCCCGGCGGTGCTGGAGTCGATCACCGGATTCCACGTGCACCGGGGGGTGCTCGCCTCGTTCCACCGCCGGGCCCTGCCGACCCTGGACGAGGTGCTCGACCGGGCCCGCCGACTGGTCGTCTGTGAAGGGATCAACACGCACACCAACCTGGGTGCGCTGTTCCGCAGCGCGGCGGCGCTCGGCATGGACGCCGTGGTCCTCTCCCCCACCTGCGCGGATCCCCTGTACCGGCGGTCGGTGCGGGTCAGCATGGGCGAGGTGTTCGCGGTGCCGTACGCCCGGGCGGCGGCCTGGCCGGCGGCGCTGGCCACCATCCGTACCGCCGGGTTCCGGCTGCTCGCGATGACCCCGGCCCCGGACGCGGTGCCGGTGCAGCGGCTGGACGCCACCGCCCGGGCCCGGCCGGCGCTGCTGCTCGGCGCCGAAGGGCCGGGGCTGAGCACTGCGGCGGTCCAGGCCGCCGACGTACGGGTGGCGGTGCCGATGCGGCGCGGCGTCGACTCGCTCAACGTAGCGACGGCGGCGGCGGTCGCCTTCTGGGAGCTGTGCCGCGACGACCCGGCCTAA